GGCTCGGTGGTCCGGGTGCGTCCGGGCGAGCGCATTGCACTGGACGGCCTTATCACCGCAGGCAGTTCGGCTATCAACCAGGCCCCCATCACTGGCGAGAGCCTTCCCGTTGAGAAGGCGGAAGGCGACCAGGTTTTCGCGGGCACCATCAACGAGACCGGCTCCTTTGAGTACAAGGTGACCGCTGGCGCAAGCGACTCGACGCTCGCGCGCATCATCCATGCGGTGGAGTCCGCGCAGGGAAGCCGCGCGCCCACGCAGCGCTTCGTCGATCAGTTCGCGCGGGTCTATACCCCGGCTGTATTCGTGGTGGCTGTGCTGGTCGCGGTCGTTCCGCCGCTTGCGTTCGGTGGCGCCTGGTTCGACTGGATCTACAAGGCGCTGGTGTTGCTGGTGATCGCGTGCCCCTGCGCCTTGGTCATCTCCACGCCCGTCACTATCGTCAGCGGCCTGGCCGCAGCCGCCAGGCGCGGCATCCTGATCAAGGGCGGCGTGTACCTGGAGGGAGGGCGCAAGCTCAAGTCTCTGGCCCTGGACAAGACCGGCACGCTCACCCACGGCAAGCCCGAGCAGACCGACTTCCTGCCCCTGGTCGGCGATGGGAAGGAAGTGGCCGCATGGGCTGCGAGCCTCGCTGCCCGCTCGGACCATCCGGTATCCGAAGCCATTGCCCGCAGGGCGAACCGGGACGGCGTCTTGCTGCACGAAGTCGACGACTTTGCGGCATTGCCCGGGCGCGGCGTGCGGGGCCGCATTGCCGGTCGGATGCTGCAGATGGGCAATCACCGGCTCGCGAAAGAGCTCGGCCTCAGCGAAGTCGCGTTGCAATCGCAGCTGGAAGCCCTTGAGCGCCAAGGCAAGACGGCCATCCTGCTGATGAACGAAACCACAGTGCTCGGCATCTTTGCCGTCGCCGACACGGTGAAAGAAACCAGCCGTGAAGCCGTGGCCGACCTGCAGGCGCTGGGCGTGCGCACGCTGATGCTCACAGGGGACAACCAGCACACGGCCGACGCCATCGCGGCCCAGGTTGGGATCTCCGAAGCCCGTGGCGACCAGCTGCCCGAAGAAAAACTCAAAACCATCGAGAGTCTCATCGGCGGTGAGGGCCAGGTCGGCATGGTGGGCGATGGTATCAACGACTCGCCGGCCCTTGCGCGTTCCGATATTGGTTTCGCTATGGGCGCGGCTGGCACCGACACCGCTATCGAGACGGCCGACGTCGCGCTGATGGACGACGACCTGCGCAAGATTCCGACGTTCATCCGCTTGTCGCGCATGACCGCCTCGATCCTGACGCAGAACATCGTGTTGGCGTTGGGGATCAAGGCGGTTTTCCTCGCACTTACGTTCACTGGGCATGCCACCATGTGGATGGCAGTGTTCGCAGACATGGGGGCCAGCATGCTCGTCGTCTTCAATGGCTTGCGCCTGCTCAAGCTCAAGACGGCCTGACCGACATGCAAGCGCCGCACACCGCGACGCAGTGGACGAGACACTGGCTCTATGACTGGGGCGGCGCCAACGTGGACCTCTTCCTGGTCATCCAGCGCGCGCTGCCTGACGGCTGGATCTGGCTGCCCGAAACCCTAAGCGCGTTTGGCAGCTACTGGGGAGCGCCCGCCGTCGTGGTTCTGATGCTGGTTTGGCGGCGAAGGCAGGTCCGTGAACGGTCAACTCCGCTCGACGTACAGTTGTGCAGATTCGTGATTGGGTTGGTGTTTGCTTTCGCCGGCACAGCTGTTTTAAAGGCGATGTTCGCGCTGCCGCGTCCGTTCGTGGTCCTGGGAGATGCTGTCTACCGGGTCCACGCTGCGCCTGACAGCCGCTACACCATGCCCAGCGGCCACTCGGTCTATGTAGGGGTCCTGGCGGCAGCGCTTTGGCCAGCACTGGGCCGGGCGGGCAGGGTTGGCTTGCTGGTGTTCGCAGCCGCAGTAGGCTGGTCGCGCATCGTCTTGGGCGCGCATTTTCCGATGGACGTGATTACCGGCCTAGCACTGGGTGGGACATGCGTTGCGGCTGCGGGCGCATGGGTTCAACGCATCGCGCGAGGTGTGCCGATGGCAGGGCCGAGGTGGTGAATGTCGCTTTCAGGTCGTGCTGCGCAAATGCGGGCGGCCTGGACGGTTCGGACTTAACCTCCTTTTGGCTCTACCCGCGCCAGCAAAGAAACCATCAATTTCCTTTTCTCTTCCTGTCGACGCCGAGCGCGAAGTCTGCAAATCCGAGCGAAATCATATGAATCAGCCATCCGAACGAACGCAATGGTACGCACTCGCGGTCATTGTGTTTCTAGCCGATCAGTCAGCCAAGAGTTACATCGATGCGACTACCCCCTTGGGATGGTCGCATGAGGTCACGTCATTTTTTAACTTGGTCCATGTGCTCAATCCTGGTGCGGCGTTCAGCTTCCTCGCCGGCGCTGGTGGCTGGCAGCGATGGTTCTTCCTTGCGATTGCCCTCGCGGTCTCAGCCTGGCTGGTGCTGCAGCTGTACAGCCCATTGCGGAAACTGGAAGGCCTTTCATATAGCCTCATCCTGGGCGGTGCATTGGGCAACGCATTTGACCGGGCCGTGCGCGGTCAGGTCATTGACTACCTCGACTTTCACCTGCGCGGATGGCACTGGCCTGCCTTCAACATAGCCGACATGGTCATTGTTGGGGGAGCGATCACACTGGTGCTTGCGTCGCTTATGAGCGGGGACAGTCCTATCGCAGCGAAAGAGCCACGGTGAACCAGAGCGTCTTGGGAGTTCCAATCTGGTATGCCTTCGATCCCGTCCACCAAAACAGGTGCATAGATGAAACCTCTGCGACACGTCCTTGCCCTCGCCGCTATCTCATTGGCACTCACAGGTTGCATGAATTCCTCGACCGCCCCAGAAAGCACTTTCACGCTGCTGGATGGCTCGTCGCTGACCACTTCCGACCTCAAAGGAAAGGTGGCGCTGATCAACTTCTGGGCGACCAGTTGCACCACATGTGTGGCGGAGATGCCGATGCTGTCGGCCAGCCACGAAAAGTTCCGTGGCCGCGGCTACGAGACCATCGCGGTGGCCATGAGCTATGACCCCCCGGCCTACGTGGTCAACTTCGCCCAAACACGCAGGTTGCCATTCGCTGTAGCCATCGACAACACCGGCGTGGTGGCCAAGGCGTGGGGCGATGTCAATGTCACGCCTACAACGTTCCTCCTCAACAAACGAGGGGTGGTAGTGAAACGCTTTGTGGGCAAGCCGGACTTCGCTGAGCTCAATCTGCTTATCGACCGATTGCTCTCTGAAAGCTAAGCCAAGCCATTTTTTTCTTCATTCTTCATCATGATCAAAACGCTTGTTTTCTGCAGCTTTGCACTTCCCTTGACCCTTGGCATGCGTTCCACCTCGCGCGCCCAGGAAGAGTTTGCCCCGGGCAGACACTATGTGGAGGTTTCTAGCTGGGTTGCTGTATCCCTTCACCGGCTGGCTGCTGTCGCCGATGATCGCGGCCTTGGCGATGAGCCTGAGTTCGGCGTCCGTGATCGCCAACGCCCTGCGGCTTCGCAAGGGCTGAGTTGGCTCGGCAGGCTCGGATTTGATCTAGGTTAAGTCTGTGGCCGCCGCTGGGGATACCATTCGCACCATGATCTTCGCCAGAAGCACCGTATCGCGCCAAGGACGCTGGATAACCAGCTTCCTGGTCGCGGCGTTGCTTCTGATGCAGTTCGCGTTGGCCGCCTATGCCTGTCCCAAGCTGGACTCCGCAGCCCATGCGGCATCGATGCAAAAAGCGGGCATGGCCATGGGAGATGCCGTCGGCATGCCCTCCATGCCCGATTGCCACGCGATGGCGGGCACCATGGATGAGCAGGATCCTCAGCTGTGCCGAGCCCATTGTGACGGCGACAGCTTGTCCTCCCCCTCGCTCCAAGGTCTCGATCTGCAGGCGATCGCGGCGCACGCTATCTGGGTCGCCTATGTGCTGCCTGTGATCCTGGACTCCGAGCGCCATATTGACCCTCGGGCTGTCTACGCGGAGCTGGACAGTCGAGCGGGCGCTCCCCCCATCTACTTAACCCATCAGGTCTTTCGGAATTGATCGTGCACGTCTTGCGCGCTGCCTTGCAGCGTTTGCGCAAGTCTGACTTCGTGCCCCTTCATTTCGAGGACCATCATGCCCAACATCTCCTTCGGCGTTCCCTGCGAGCGCCTGTCTGCGCACCAGCGCATTCGTCCCATCTCGCAGCGCATCCAGGTGCGCAACCTCCACCATCTGCGCCTGGGCGCTCTCGGGTTCCTGCTGGCCGGCACCGGCTTGGCTGGGAACCCGGCGCACGCCCTGGGCTTTGCCGAGGCATTGGACTTGGCGGAACAGCAAAGTCCCCGCATCGCGGCGCAGCGACTGCAGATTGACGCAGCCAGCAGCACCCAGAAGGCCGCAGGGACGTTGCCGGATCCCAAGCTGTCAGTCGGCATCGAGAACTTTCCCGTCAGCGGCATGGACCGGTTCAGCCTCACACGCGAGTCCATGACCATGCAGCGCCTTGCGCTGATGCAGGAGGTGCCCAACCGGGCCAAGCGCGATGCCCAGATCGCCAGTGCCCAGGCCAAAGTGGAACGCGAGCGCGCCGCCCTGGGCGTCCAGCGCCTGCAGATCCGGCAGGAGCTGAGCCAAGCGTGGATCATGGCCCAGGCCATTGAACAGCGCGACCAGGTGCTCGCCGGTCTACTGAGTGAGAACCAGCGCCTGCAGGACAGCCTGCCTGCCCGCATCGCGGGGGGGATGGCCCAGGCGGGAGACCTCCTGATGGCCAGGCAGGAAGCGCTTGCGCTGTCGGACCGCAGGGACGATCTGCAGCGGGATCGGTCCAAGGCCAGGGCGATGCTGCGGCGCTGGGTTGGCGCCCGGGCCGACGAATCACTGCAGGGAACTCCCGGGCCGCTGAGCCGGCCCCTGGAGCAGTTGCGCGCAGAGGTGCATCGCCATGCCGAACTGGCGCAGTACCCCGCCATGCAGGCCATGGCCTTGGCGGAAACACGCGAAGCCCAGGCAGAAACCAAGGGTGATTGGTCCTGGGAAGTCGCCTACAGCCGCCGCGACCGCCGCTGGGGCGACATGGTGTCCTTCCAGGTGACCTTTGACCTTCCCTGGCAACAGGAGCGACGCCAGGCACCCCAGATCAAGGCCAAGCAGCTGGAGCTGCAGCGCCTGGAAGCCGAGCAGGAAGACGTGACCCGCAGGCATCTGCAGGAGCTGGAGGACAGCGCCTCAGAACTGGCGGCACTGAACAGTCAGATCGAGCGGCTGCAATCGGCTGCCATGGGCTTGGCACAGGGGCGTGCCGAACTCGCGCTGGCCAATTACCAGTCTGCCAAAGGCGACTTGAGCGCCGTGCTGGCGGCAAGGGCCCAAGTGCGGGAGACGCACTGGCGGCTCATTGATTTGCAGGCACAGCGGGACACCGTAATTGCCCGCCTGAACAGCCTGATCGCCGACTGAAGGGAGAACCACATGACAAATTCTGTTTTCAAGAAGACCGCTGTGGCCGTGGCACTGGTGGCTGCTGGCATCGCTCTCGGCTGGGGGGTCTCCCAATGGCGCACCGCAAGCAGCCACGCAGTAGGAGCCAGTCCCGCATCGACAGAAGCAGCAAAAACCGACCGCAAGGTGCTGTACTGGTACGACCCGATGTCGCCGACGCAGAAGTTCGACAAGCCAGGCAAGTCCCCCTATATGGACATGGCCTTGGTTCCTAAATATGCGGATGAGGACACTCAGGAAAGCTCCGGCCTGAGCGTCTCTGCGCAGGCAGTGCAAGCCCTCGGCCTGCGCACAGCCACGGTGGAGCAGCGCGACATTGGGTCCGATGTGGATGTGCTGGGCACGGTCCAGCTGAATGACCGGGATGTGAGCATCGTTCAGGCGCGCTCAGCTGGGTTTGTGGAACGGGTCTACGCCCGCGCCCCGGGCGACGTGGTGGCTGCAGGAGCGCCATTGGCCGATCTGTTGCTGCCAGAGTGGGTTGCTGCGCAGCGCGAGTTTCTCGCGGTCCGGGCGCTCAAGGACGAGTCGCTGACGACGGCTTCGCGCCAGCGGTTGTCACTGCTGGGTATGCCGGCCTCGCTCGTGGCCCAGGTGGAGCGCACGGGCGAACCTCAGGGCCGCTACACGGTGACCTTTCCACAGGCGGGGATGGTGGCCGAATTGATGGTGCGCCAGGGCATGACGGTCTCTGCGGGGGCCAGCCTGGTGCGCGTGAACGGTCTGGCCAGCGTCTGGATCGAAGCGGCCGTTCCCGAGGCCCAAAGCGGTCCCCTGCAACTGGGGCAGGATGCCCAGGTCCGCCTGGCCGCGTTTCCAGGCGAAACCCTCAAAGCCCGGATTGTGAGCATCCTCCCAGAAGCCAATCGGGACACCCGCACGGTGCGTGTGCGGCTGGAGCTTCCCAACCCCGCCCAGCGCCTGAAGGCGGGCATGTCCGGACAAATCGCCTTGGCGGGACGCACACAGCCAGCGCTGCTGGTGCCCAGCGAAGCGGTGATCCGCACCGGCAAGCGGGCGTTGGTCTACGTGGTGGATGGCCCCGGGAAGTACCACCCCGTCCAGGTGCAACTCGGCGCGGAAATCGATGACCGCCTCGTCGTTCAAGGCGGGCTGACCGCAGGACAACAGGTGGTCGCCTCGGCACAGTTCCTGATCGACTCGGAAGCCAGCCTGCGAGGAATCTTGCCTGCACAGTCTCAAGGCAGCAGCGCACAACCAATCAGTGAACAGGGTCCTTCGACCTCTGCTGCTCCGGCGTCCAAAAGCTTTACCGTGCGGGGAGTGGTCGATGAGGTCACACCGACTGAGCTGACTCTGACCCATGATGCCGTGCCTGAACTGAAGTGGCCTGGCATGACCATGCCCTTCAAGCTGGCGAGTCCTGAATTGGCCACGACATTGAAACCCGAGCAGCAGGTCAGGTTCACCTTCCAGCAGCAAGGCAAGGACTTCGTGATCACTGCCGTGGAAAGGATCAAGCCATGATCGCGCGCCTGATCCGCTGGTCGGTGGCGAACCGACTCCTGGTTCTGCTGGCGACCGTGATGCTCACGGCCTGGGGCGTGTGGGGCGTGCGCAGTACCCCCGTGGACGCTCTTCCCGATTTGTCGGATGTCCAGGTCATCATCCGGACCTCCTATCCAGGTCAAGCTCCGCAGATTGTGGAGAACCAGGTGACCTACCCACTGGCCACCACCATGTTGTCCGTTCCGGGCGCCAAGACGGTGCGTGGCTTCTCGTTCTTTGGCGACTCCTTCGTCTACATCCTGTTCGAGGACGGCACGGACCTGTACTGGGCGCGTTCCCGCGTGCTGGAATACATGAACCAGGTGCAGGGGCGGCTACCCGCCACGGCAAAGTCGTCGTTGGGCCCAGATGCCACCGGGGTGGGCTGGATCTTCCAGTACGCCCTGGTAGATCGCACCGGCAAAAACGACCTGGCCCAGCTTCGCGCCTTGCAGGACTGGTTCCTGAAGTTCGAACTCAAGAGCTTACCCAACGTGGCCGAGGTGGCATCGGTCGGGGGCATGGTCAAGCAGTACCAGGTCGTGCTCGACCCCATCAAGCTTGCGTCCCAAGGCCTCACTCAGGGGCAGGTGCGCGAGGCCATCATGAATGCCAACCAGGAAACGGGTGGATCGGTGCTGGAACTGTCCGGCGCCGAGTACATGGTGCGCGCCAGCGGCTATCTCAAGACGCTGGACGACTTCCGCGCCATCCCGTTGGTGTCGCGCGCAGGGGTGCCTGTGCGCCTGGGTGATGTCGCAACGCTCCAGATCGGGCCGGAAATGCGGCGCGGCATCGCTGAACTCGACGGCGAGGGGGAAGTGGCTGGAGGCGTGGTCGTGCTGCGATCTGGCAAGAACGCCCAGGAAACGATCCAGGCCGTCAAGGCCAAACTCAGCGAGCTGCAAAGCAGCCTGCCCCAGGGCGTGGAGATCGTGACCACCTACGACCGCAGCGCACTCATTGAGCGGGCGATCCAGAACCTCACCACCAAACTCGTGGAAGAGTTCATCGTGGTGGCCGTGGTGTGCGTACTGTTCCTGTGGCATTTGCGCTCTGCGCTGGTCGCCATCATTTCTCTGCCTCTGGGGATCATGGCTGCGTTTCTGGTGATGCGCTACCAGGGCATCAACGCCAACATCATGTCCCTGGGCGGCATTGCCATTGCTGTGGGCGCCATGGTGGACGCAGCCGTGGTGATGATCGAGAACGCCCACAAGAAGCTGGAGGCCTGGCAGCACAAGCATCCCGACCAGCAGTTGGTCGGTGAAGAGCGCTGGAAAGTGATCACCGAAGCTGCCGAGGAAGTTGGGCCTGCGCTTTTCTTCTCGCTGCTCATCATCACGTTGTCCTTTGTGCCCGTTTTTACGCTGGAAGCACAGGAAGGCCGCTTGTTTGGACCGCTGGCGTTCACGAAGACCTACGCGATGGCCGCAGCTGCGGCACTCTCGGTCACGCTGATCCCGGTCCTCATGGGCTACTGGATCCGGGGGCGTATCCCTGACGAGCAGAAAAACCCCATCACGCGTGCGCTGATCGTCGTGTACCGACCTTGCCTGGAGTGGGTCTTGCATCGTCCCAAATCCACCTTGGCTATCGCCGTGCTGGCGCTGGCGACCACGATTTGGCCGCTCTCCCGGCTAGGCGGCGAGTTCTTACCCAGGCTGGACGAAGGCGATCTGCTGTACATGCCTTCGGCGCTCCCGGGCCTTTCGGCACAGCGGGCCACCGAACTGCTGCAACTGAGCAACCGCATGATCAAGACGGTTCCCGAGGTTGAGCGCGTCTTTGGCAAGGCGGGCCGGGCCGAGACCGCCACCGATCCAGCGCCTCTGGAAATGTTCGAGACCACGGTGAAGCTCAAGCCCAGAGACCAATGGCGTCCAGGAATGACGCCCGAGGGTCTGATCGAGGAGCTGGACAAGGCCGTCAAGATTCCTGGCCTGTCCAACATCTGGATTCCACCCATCCGCAACCGGATTGACATGCTGGCCACCGGCATCAAGAGTCCCATCGGGGTCAAGGTGACCGGCAACGACCTGAAGGTGATCGACGGGATCGCTGCCCAAGTCGAGCAGGTCGCCAAGGGCATTCCGGGAGTGACTTCGTCACTGGCCGAGCGCCTGACCGGGGGGCGCTATGTCGATGTCCGCATCGACCGCACAGCCGCAGGGCGCTACGGACTGAACGTGAGCGAAATCCAGGCCGTAGTCTCCGGGGCCATTGGCGGTGAAAACATCTCGGAAACGGTCGAGGGCTTGGCCCGCTTCCCGATCAACCTGCGCTATCCGCGTGAGTGGAGAGACTCGCCCGAACGCTTGGCCCAATTGCCCATCTCCACCCCCATGGGGCAGCAGATCACGCTGGGTACGGTGGCCAGCATCGCCATCACCGATGGGCCACCCATGCTCAAGAGCGAGAACGCCCGCCCATCGGGCTGGGTGTATGTCGATGTGCGGGGTCGCGATCTGGCTTCCGTGGCCAATGAGCTGCGCGATGCCGTGAGCCGACAGATCAAGCTGGAGCCCGGGGTCAGCATCACGTACTCAGGCCAGTTCGAGTACCTGGAGCGGGCCAATGCCCGCCTTAAGGTAGTCGTGCCCGCCACCTTGCTGATCATCTTCGTGTTGTTGTACTTGACCTTCTCACGCATGGGGGAGGCAGGACTGATCATGGCGACACTGCCGTTCGCGTTGACCGGGGGCATCTGGTTCCTGTACCTGATGAACTACAACTTGTCCATCGCAACGGGCGTTGGCTTCATTGCCCTGGCAGGGGTGGCAGCAGAGTTTGGGGTGGTCATGCTCATCTACCTCAAGCAGGCGCTGGCAGAGAGATGTCCAGACGGCGGGCAACCTACGCTGGAGGAGCTTCTGGACGCCATTCGGGAAGGTGCCGTGCTACGCGTCCGGCCCAAGGCGATGACCGTGGCTGTCATCCTTGCAGGCCTGGTGCCCATCGTGTGGAGCAGCGGGACAGGCTCGGAGGTCATGAGCCGCATCGCGGCCCCTATGCTGGGCGGTATGGTGACAGCGCCGCTGCTGTCCTTGTTTGTGATTCCTGCGGCCTATGTGCTGATGAGAAAGCCGAGAAAACGCAATCAGCCTGACACTGAGGCTTCGTGAGGCCGGCTTAGGGCGGCCCCCTTGGGGGCGTCGAGTTTGCTGATAGACAGGCTGCGTGGCGACGTCAGGCAATGCAGCTTCAATCGGACTGGCTCCATGGCATGGGTGCCGATCAAAGCGGCGCCACCAGGTCAGCGGCGCCCCCCTGTCGCTATCGCTCAAAACTGAAGACCCGATAAGAGCACCGTGGCCGCCATCAATGGCACCCAATGGAGCTATCGATCAAGTATGGATGCAAAGGAACCGAACACATCCCCACATCTGAAGTACGTCTCGCTTGGGGGCGGAAGTAAGGGGCATAGGGGGCCTTGCGCCGGTCGATTCAGCGAGGCGATCTAGAGAATGTCAAGGAAATTCGGTGCAAGAAGAGTCCCTCGAGTTACGCGCGGGGGCCAACCTATAGATACAGCTTGAGCCACAAGCATGCCGCTGTAGCTACGCTCAACCACACCATCACGACGAGCACCATCCCAAACTGACTTCTGGGTTTGGCACCCTTAGCTCGTATCCAAGCATCCGCCTGGACGCGGCATTCCGCAAGGACATCCGGTGGCAGTAGCTTCACGGTCAGCCAGATCAATGCTGGCAACAAAAGTATGTCGTCAACGTAACCCAATACGGGGATGAAATCCGGGATCAGGTCGATGGGACTCAGTGCGTAAGCAACTACAAAGACTCCCAGAATCTTCGCATGCCAGGGTGTGCGGGGATGCTTGCCCGCAAACCAAAGCGTCACGCCGTCGCGCTTGACCCGCTTGGCCCAGGTCTTCAATAGGATCCCGATACTCATGTGACCTGCCGCTGAATCTCTACCGTGACATGCGAAAGCTCGTGAATTTGCGCCATCAGCGCTTTGTAGTGCGAAGGCTCTTTCGGCTCCGGTGCTGTCAGCGAGACAATGGCCGCGAAGTGACCCGGCCCGACCTGCCACACGTGCAGATCGGTAACCTTGCTTCCTGTTGGCGCCATCGCCTCCCGGATCTCCAGCTGCACTTCCTCTCCTTCGGCTGAGGCATCCAGCAAAACACTACCAGAGTCGCGGATCAGACCCCAGGACCAGCGGGCTATCACCAGCGCGCCTACCACGCCCATGAGAGGGTCAGCCCACAGCCACCCGTAACTGCTGCCGACCAGCAGCGCGACGATGGCCAGCACCGAGGTAAGCGCATCCGCCAAGACGTGGATGTACGCAGCGCGCAGATTGTTGTCGCGGCTCATGCCCGGCGCATGGTGGTCATCGTGGCCGCAGTTGTCGCCGCGCTCAGAGTCATGTTGATGATGGCCGTGGTGGTGACCGTGGTGCGCGTGATCGTCTTTCAGCAGCCAGGCGCAGACTACGTTGATGACCAAACCCACGGCGGCCACGACGATCGCTTGGTTGAAATCGATAGGGATCGGCTGGGTCAGCCGGACCACGCTTTCGTAAGCGATAAGCAGGGCAATCAACGCCAGGATGACTGCGCTCGCAAAGCCAGCCAGGTCGCCGAGTTTGCCCGTGCCGAACGTAAAGCGCCGATTGCGCACGTGCTTGCGTGCGAAGCGATAAGCCAATGCGGTGATCAGCATAGCGCCTGCATGGGTGGACATGTGCCAGCCGTCGGCCACCAGCGCCATTGAGCCGTAGAGCGTGCCCGCAATGATCTCAACCAGCATCATGCTGGCCGTGAGGGCAATGACCAGCCACACTTTGCGCTCGTTGCGCTCGTGGTCGGAGCCCAGAAAGAAATGGTCGTGTGCTGACTCGGCGACTGCAGTGGGTGTTGCAAAGCTCATTTGTATTTTCCAATGTGGAGGTGACTTAGGTGCAACAGGTTCATTTCATGTAAGCCCGGATGACCTCAATCATTTGCTCACCGCCCCGGTGGCGCTCCGTGTCGTCCGACGGCGCCAGCACGTGCTCACGCAGGTGGTCTTCCATCACCTCGGCGGTCAAGCCGCTGACTGCACCCCGCACGGACGCGATCTGACGCAGCACTTCGACACAGGGTGCATCTGAATCTAGGGCGCGCTCGATTCCTTCGATCTGACCCTTGATACGGCGGACACGCGCGATCAATTTGGATTTTTCACGAGAGGTATGGGACATATTGGGGAGCAATAAAAATAGTCTAGGGGACTATATTACCAAGGTGAGTGCAAAGTTGCTGCGGGGGCATACGGTGATGATTTTGAGGTCGAGACAAGTTTGGGCTTTGATTGCCAATCGGAACCAAAGGCTATGGCAGCTCGCGCAACTAAGGCTCCGTGCGCATTTCCACTGGGCTCTCGCAGCTGTATACGTTCACATAGACTGCCGAGCCCACTTGGATGGCGGTTGGACTGGGTACAGCCGCAACGCGCCAGCGAACTCTGCTCATCTCCTTCCACCGGACGACAGCCAGCGACTCGATGGATGGGCGTTTTGGTGTCCAAAGACATTGCCCTTCGTACCTGCTTCGAAGCACCTCGTTAGAACCTACCTGTACGACGACACCCATTCGCCAGCCCTCGTTCCAGGCGAGGCGGTTTTCATACACGGGGGTTGCGCACCCGGCTAAAGCCGCTGCAGCCAATAGAGTCGCGAGCCAACTTGATCTATAAATCATGGCATTTGTACCTCTGTAAGAGAGTCACTGCAGCGCTGGCTGCAGCGAGCCTGGAAAAGATCAGGACCCAGACATT
Above is a window of Acidovorax sp. KKS102 DNA encoding:
- a CDS encoding efflux RND transporter periplasmic adaptor subunit, with amino-acid sequence MTNSVFKKTAVAVALVAAGIALGWGVSQWRTASSHAVGASPASTEAAKTDRKVLYWYDPMSPTQKFDKPGKSPYMDMALVPKYADEDTQESSGLSVSAQAVQALGLRTATVEQRDIGSDVDVLGTVQLNDRDVSIVQARSAGFVERVYARAPGDVVAAGAPLADLLLPEWVAAQREFLAVRALKDESLTTASRQRLSLLGMPASLVAQVERTGEPQGRYTVTFPQAGMVAELMVRQGMTVSAGASLVRVNGLASVWIEAAVPEAQSGPLQLGQDAQVRLAAFPGETLKARIVSILPEANRDTRTVRVRLELPNPAQRLKAGMSGQIALAGRTQPALLVPSEAVIRTGKRALVYVVDGPGKYHPVQVQLGAEIDDRLVVQGGLTAGQQVVASAQFLIDSEASLRGILPAQSQGSSAQPISEQGPSTSAAPASKSFTVRGVVDEVTPTELTLTHDAVPELKWPGMTMPFKLASPELATTLKPEQQVRFTFQQQGKDFVITAVERIKP
- a CDS encoding TolC family protein encodes the protein MPNISFGVPCERLSAHQRIRPISQRIQVRNLHHLRLGALGFLLAGTGLAGNPAHALGFAEALDLAEQQSPRIAAQRLQIDAASSTQKAAGTLPDPKLSVGIENFPVSGMDRFSLTRESMTMQRLALMQEVPNRAKRDAQIASAQAKVERERAALGVQRLQIRQELSQAWIMAQAIEQRDQVLAGLLSENQRLQDSLPARIAGGMAQAGDLLMARQEALALSDRRDDLQRDRSKARAMLRRWVGARADESLQGTPGPLSRPLEQLRAEVHRHAELAQYPAMQAMALAETREAQAETKGDWSWEVAYSRRDRRWGDMVSFQVTFDLPWQQERRQAPQIKAKQLELQRLEAEQEDVTRRHLQELEDSASELAALNSQIERLQSAAMGLAQGRAELALANYQSAKGDLSAVLAARAQVRETHWRLIDLQAQRDTVIARLNSLIAD
- a CDS encoding efflux RND transporter permease subunit, which codes for MIARLIRWSVANRLLVLLATVMLTAWGVWGVRSTPVDALPDLSDVQVIIRTSYPGQAPQIVENQVTYPLATTMLSVPGAKTVRGFSFFGDSFVYILFEDGTDLYWARSRVLEYMNQVQGRLPATAKSSLGPDATGVGWIFQYALVDRTGKNDLAQLRALQDWFLKFELKSLPNVAEVASVGGMVKQYQVVLDPIKLASQGLTQGQVREAIMNANQETGGSVLELSGAEYMVRASGYLKTLDDFRAIPLVSRAGVPVRLGDVATLQIGPEMRRGIAELDGEGEVAGGVVVLRSGKNAQETIQAVKAKLSELQSSLPQGVEIVTTYDRSALIERAIQNLTTKLVEEFIVVAVVCVLFLWHLRSALVAIISLPLGIMAAFLVMRYQGINANIMSLGGIAIAVGAMVDAAVVMIENAHKKLEAWQHKHPDQQLVGEERWKVITEAAEEVGPALFFSLLIITLSFVPVFTLEAQEGRLFGPLAFTKTYAMAAAAALSVTLIPVLMGYWIRGRIPDEQKNPITRALIVVYRPCLEWVLHRPKSTLAIAVLALATTIWPLSRLGGEFLPRLDEGDLLYMPSALPGLSAQRATELLQLSNRMIKTVPEVERVFGKAGRAETATDPAPLEMFETTVKLKPRDQWRPGMTPEGLIEELDKAVKIPGLSNIWIPPIRNRIDMLATGIKSPIGVKVTGNDLKVIDGIAAQVEQVAKGIPGVTSSLAERLTGGRYVDVRIDRTAAGRYGLNVSEIQAVVSGAIGGENISETVEGLARFPINLRYPREWRDSPERLAQLPISTPMGQQITLGTVASIAITDGPPMLKSENARPSGWVYVDVRGRDLASVANELRDAVSRQIKLEPGVSITYSGQFEYLERANARLKVVVPATLLIIFVLLYLTFSRMGEAGLIMATLPFALTGGIWFLYLMNYNLSIATGVGFIALAGVAAEFGVVMLIYLKQALAERCPDGGQPTLEELLDAIREGAVLRVRPKAMTVAVILAGLVPIVWSSGTGSEVMSRIAAPMLGGMVTAPLLSLFVIPAAYVLMRKPRKRNQPDTEAS
- a CDS encoding YkvA family protein codes for the protein MSIGILLKTWAKRVKRDGVTLWFAGKHPRTPWHAKILGVFVVAYALSPIDLIPDFIPVLGYVDDILLLPALIWLTVKLLPPDVLAECRVQADAWIRAKGAKPRSQFGMVLVVMVWLSVATAACLWLKLYL
- the lspA gene encoding signal peptidase II, whose amino-acid sequence is MNQPSERTQWYALAVIVFLADQSAKSYIDATTPLGWSHEVTSFFNLVHVLNPGAAFSFLAGAGGWQRWFFLAIALAVSAWLVLQLYSPLRKLEGLSYSLILGGALGNAFDRAVRGQVIDYLDFHLRGWHWPAFNIADMVIVGGAITLVLASLMSGDSPIAAKEPR
- a CDS encoding phosphatase PAP2 family protein, yielding MQAPHTATQWTRHWLYDWGGANVDLFLVIQRALPDGWIWLPETLSAFGSYWGAPAVVVLMLVWRRRQVRERSTPLDVQLCRFVIGLVFAFAGTAVLKAMFALPRPFVVLGDAVYRVHAAPDSRYTMPSGHSVYVGVLAAALWPALGRAGRVGLLVFAAAVGWSRIVLGAHFPMDVITGLALGGTCVAAAGAWVQRIARGVPMAGPRW
- a CDS encoding TlpA disulfide reductase family protein, which produces MNSSTAPESTFTLLDGSSLTTSDLKGKVALINFWATSCTTCVAEMPMLSASHEKFRGRGYETIAVAMSYDPPAYVVNFAQTRRLPFAVAIDNTGVVAKAWGDVNVTPTTFLLNKRGVVVKRFVGKPDFAELNLLIDRLLSES